One stretch of Priestia megaterium DNA includes these proteins:
- a CDS encoding HAD family hydrolase — MLQSLIFDMDGTLFQTDKILELSLDDTFNHLRALNQWDTGTPIDKYREIMGVPLPKVWEALLPIHSDEIRKYTDDYFLKSLVENIRKGKGALYPNVKEVFSYLKENNCSIYIASNGLKEYLEAIVEHYNLNNWVTETFSIQQIQTLDKGDLVKTIIKKYDIKYAAVVGDRLSDINAARDNSLMAVGCNFDFAQEGELAQADVVIDDLKELKTIVSNINSSLSI, encoded by the coding sequence ATGTTGCAATCACTGATTTTTGATATGGATGGAACGCTGTTTCAAACAGATAAAATTTTAGAATTATCGCTTGACGATACCTTTAACCATTTACGTGCACTCAATCAATGGGATACTGGTACTCCTATTGATAAGTATCGTGAGATTATGGGTGTACCTTTACCAAAAGTATGGGAAGCTTTATTACCTATTCATTCAGATGAAATAAGAAAGTATACGGATGACTATTTTTTGAAAAGCTTAGTGGAGAATATAAGAAAAGGGAAAGGTGCTTTATATCCCAATGTAAAAGAGGTTTTTAGCTATTTAAAAGAAAATAATTGTTCCATTTACATAGCAAGTAACGGTTTAAAGGAATATTTAGAAGCTATTGTAGAACATTACAATTTGAATAATTGGGTAACAGAGACATTTAGTATCCAACAAATCCAAACCCTCGATAAAGGAGATTTAGTCAAAACGATTATAAAGAAATATGATATTAAATACGCAGCCGTAGTGGGAGACCGTCTATCTGACATAAATGCTGCAAGGGATAATAGTTTAATGGCAGTGGGGTGCAATTTTGATTTTGCTCAAGAGGGTGAGCTTGCGCAGGCTGATGTGGTAATAGATGATTTGAAGGAATTAAAAACTATTGTATCTAACATAAATAGTAGCTTGTCAATCTAA
- a CDS encoding DUF6366 family protein yields the protein MSENKEAPEKRRERLKQEELNKNPAGDINDAFNRNEAGNLSGLAGSLGWKGLGILIAVIIIGFIVASLFLK from the coding sequence ATGAGCGAAAATAAAGAAGCGCCTGAAAAAAGAAGAGAGAGGCTGAAACAAGAAGAGTTAAACAAAAATCCAGCGGGGGATATTAATGATGCATTTAACAGAAATGAAGCCGGAAACCTATCTGGTTTAGCAGGCAGCTTAGGATGGAAGGGGCTAGGTATACTTATTGCTGTAATAATTATAGGTTTTATCGTGGCGTCCCTATTTTTAAAATAA